A portion of the Leptospira kanakyensis genome contains these proteins:
- a CDS encoding VOC family protein has product MGKSKLLEMHNVGIVVESLDQVISFFEEVGLSLEGRMVVAGEWAGKVTGLGHQKVEIAMMVTPDGHTRLELSQFLSPKTISDHRTAPVNSLGYLRIMFRVDNLEELLSRLTKFGAELVGEVVQFGNVYRLCYIRGVEGLLIGLAEQIGTQTATDILENK; this is encoded by the coding sequence ATGGGCAAAAGTAAACTATTAGAAATGCACAATGTCGGAATTGTCGTTGAATCACTAGATCAGGTAATTTCATTTTTCGAAGAAGTTGGTCTTAGTTTAGAAGGAAGAATGGTCGTCGCGGGGGAATGGGCAGGAAAGGTCACAGGACTTGGACACCAAAAAGTGGAGATTGCGATGATGGTGACTCCCGACGGACATACCCGGCTAGAGCTCTCGCAATTCCTGTCTCCTAAAACAATCTCCGACCACAGAACTGCCCCCGTTAACTCTCTTGGTTACCTCCGCATTATGTTCAGAGTGGACAATCTTGAAGAATTGTTATCTCGCCTAACAAAATTTGGCGCAGAACTCGTCGGAGAAGTGGTTCAATTTGGAAATGTCTACCGACTCTGTTATATCCGTGGAGTGGAAGGACTTCTTATCGGACTCGCCGAACAAATTGGCACCCAAACAGCGACTGATATTTTAGAAAACAAATGA
- a CDS encoding GyrI-like domain-containing protein: MPEVTEPLVKTASFSVMGLRIRTSNAPGEADIHIPKVYSRFYKEDFPKQMELLRKFDPLFAVYFNYASDETGAYDFLLGYAVDSKTKLLPGMEMVHVGTQNGRYFHIQPGAPEEVVPKFWAEIWNHPEIPKIRTYQMDWEEYSEAGIRVFLSTK, encoded by the coding sequence ATGCCTGAAGTGACGGAACCATTGGTAAAAACAGCTAGTTTCTCGGTAATGGGGCTTCGTATCCGGACTTCCAATGCCCCTGGAGAGGCTGACATTCACATTCCAAAAGTCTACTCTAGGTTTTACAAGGAAGACTTTCCGAAACAAATGGAGTTGTTACGAAAGTTCGATCCACTCTTCGCGGTATATTTTAATTATGCCTCAGATGAAACAGGGGCTTATGATTTTTTGTTAGGTTATGCAGTGGATTCAAAAACAAAACTACTTCCCGGTATGGAGATGGTTCATGTGGGAACACAAAACGGTCGTTATTTTCATATCCAACCAGGGGCTCCCGAAGAAGTAGTTCCTAAATTTTGGGCAGAGATTTGGAACCATCCAGAAATTCCTAAAATTAGAACTTACCAAATGGATTGGGAAGAATACTCAGAAGCAGGGATTCGAGTATTCTTATCTACGAAATAA
- a CDS encoding PrsW family glutamic-type intramembrane protease, whose translation MKEIGFFDYFVGSLTVLPWAIVIWKAYQPKKGWQEVLGILLALFFGWLSTDLILRLHPILWPEADFTPKKKVSMLTQTAHLAFIQAGITEETFKIFFIMILSFVLGYDKKTKTFSPNVVLFGSFVAMGFSFIENTHYIAREPEEKKLDLFFARTIHSSNIHLLINLCFAFFLLKSNQQSEFAGKRLYIIFGFILSVLQHGVVDFLLIPGSTIGLWIATSLFVGIWVWVVNDWRTFVVEEKNLVIAESDFTTE comes from the coding sequence ATGAAAGAAATTGGATTTTTTGATTATTTTGTTGGGTCTTTAACAGTTCTTCCTTGGGCTATTGTGATTTGGAAGGCCTACCAACCCAAAAAAGGTTGGCAGGAAGTTTTAGGAATCTTACTCGCATTGTTTTTTGGTTGGTTGTCGACAGACCTCATCTTAAGACTTCACCCCATCCTTTGGCCAGAAGCGGACTTCACTCCAAAGAAAAAAGTAAGTATGCTCACCCAAACAGCGCATTTAGCTTTTATCCAAGCAGGAATCACGGAAGAAACATTCAAAATATTTTTTATTATGATTCTGTCTTTTGTGTTGGGTTATGATAAAAAAACAAAAACATTCTCGCCCAACGTGGTTTTGTTCGGATCTTTTGTGGCTATGGGTTTTTCTTTTATCGAAAACACTCACTACATCGCAAGGGAACCTGAGGAAAAAAAGTTAGATTTATTTTTTGCTCGAACCATTCATTCATCTAACATACATTTACTCATCAATCTTTGTTTTGCATTTTTCCTATTAAAGAGCAATCAACAATCAGAATTTGCAGGCAAACGATTATATATAATATTTGGATTTATACTTTCCGTTTTACAACATGGGGTTGTGGATTTTCTTTTAATCCCAGGTTCCACCATAGGTTTATGGATTGCTACATCGTTATTCGTTGGGATTTGGGTTTGGGTTGTGAATGACTGGAGGACTTTTGTGGTGGAAGAGAAAAATTTAGTGATAGCGGAAAGTGATTTTACAACAGAATGA
- a CDS encoding energy transducer TonB, with product MDSANSKLLSPWAKKSLTFFLWMSPMFSLGPFLALGVLFAFPNEFRLRLRALAVVAVYILSWIVFYPIELVHRSGLEWEAVINEFLAKESRSFQLKFGFVVICFLLLLANYIHSHKRNKKRESIRTARLQTEHPYGKIRTEMRIRDAKFDTLLLILFLALLLNFGFQYISEKLHPAKSMSPLAPLADVYQFVFNYSISLCILLFSFNRNKIPSLIVKPYLRYMEGIRIRERWKAAVVSKSRFPFRLELIVKEKAKFRDHILPGFGHIYVYEYWRGFPILFLTLLLFLFSAVWVFSYLSPIFGIQFLAGFGLKPGVPDKDFFISSQNIAYAVFSVSALIGIYLYSSYLLEKSFSLENLGVKEDKVGESEPFFKPGLRKGFRNVLPLSLLFHLILISLVFLIPITLQRGKKKEQSAQKNDHFRPEKMEFYFIDPNVPDDTKGLNGGVVTGNETENKEKGEKISNEKVADNGPVKGYIKKIRGKKVPPTYSNYISAKMRIPESYMDYWAKAPHPYSSVVAYTITQDGDVIDVELVEGSDYPDQDLRTLQLVESLGPLMPPPGTKNDIRVTELFWNGPIDPEFVPTPLQKEMINLFDGRYMEELPE from the coding sequence ATGGATTCGGCAAATTCAAAACTACTCTCTCCCTGGGCTAAAAAATCCTTAACCTTCTTCCTTTGGATGTCCCCCATGTTTTCTCTCGGGCCTTTTTTGGCTTTGGGTGTCCTGTTTGCTTTCCCAAATGAGTTCCGACTCCGCCTTCGGGCCTTAGCGGTGGTCGCTGTTTATATCCTTTCATGGATTGTTTTTTATCCTATCGAACTTGTACACAGGTCGGGACTTGAATGGGAAGCTGTGATCAACGAATTCCTCGCGAAGGAATCTAGAAGTTTTCAGTTAAAGTTTGGATTTGTTGTGATTTGTTTTCTTTTACTTCTCGCAAACTACATTCATAGCCATAAGAGAAATAAAAAAAGGGAATCCATAAGAACTGCCAGGTTACAAACGGAACATCCTTATGGAAAGATCCGCACAGAGATGCGGATTCGTGATGCCAAATTTGATACCTTACTGCTCATTCTTTTTCTGGCCCTCCTTCTCAATTTTGGATTCCAATACATTTCAGAAAAATTACATCCAGCCAAATCAATGTCTCCGCTAGCACCACTTGCGGATGTGTATCAATTTGTATTTAATTATTCAATTTCTCTTTGTATCCTGTTATTTAGTTTCAATCGGAATAAAATTCCTTCTTTGATTGTAAAACCTTATTTGCGTTATATGGAAGGGATTCGCATCCGAGAAAGATGGAAAGCTGCAGTAGTTTCTAAGTCCCGATTTCCTTTTCGTTTAGAACTCATCGTTAAAGAAAAAGCAAAATTCCGAGATCATATCCTTCCTGGATTTGGACATATTTATGTTTATGAATACTGGCGTGGTTTCCCTATATTATTTTTGACATTACTTTTGTTTTTGTTTTCAGCCGTTTGGGTATTTTCTTATTTAAGCCCTATATTCGGGATTCAGTTTTTGGCCGGTTTTGGATTAAAACCTGGAGTTCCCGATAAAGATTTTTTTATCTCTTCGCAAAATATTGCTTATGCGGTATTTTCTGTTTCGGCTCTCATCGGAATTTATTTATATTCCTCATACCTTTTGGAAAAATCTTTTAGTTTGGAAAACTTAGGAGTTAAGGAAGACAAAGTAGGGGAGTCCGAACCATTTTTCAAACCAGGACTACGAAAAGGGTTCCGAAATGTATTACCACTTTCCTTACTCTTCCATTTGATTTTGATTTCTCTTGTTTTTCTGATCCCGATCACTCTGCAACGTGGCAAAAAAAAAGAACAATCAGCACAAAAGAATGATCACTTCCGTCCAGAAAAAATGGAATTCTATTTTATCGATCCCAATGTCCCTGATGACACCAAAGGTCTGAACGGTGGGGTTGTGACCGGGAATGAAACAGAAAACAAAGAAAAGGGCGAAAAAATCTCCAACGAAAAAGTCGCAGACAATGGCCCAGTCAAAGGTTATATCAAAAAGATCCGAGGGAAAAAAGTTCCACCAACTTACTCGAACTATATCTCCGCTAAAATGCGAATCCCTGAAAGTTATATGGATTACTGGGCCAAAGCTCCCCACCCTTATTCATCTGTAGTTGCTTATACCATCACCCAAGATGGGGATGTGATTGATGTGGAACTGGTAGAAGGATCAGACTACCCTGACCAAGATCTTCGCACCTTACAACTAGTTGAAAGTTTAGGACCACTCATGCCACCACCAGGCACAAAAAACGACATCCGTGTGACGGAACTATTTTGGAATGGACCAATTGATCCTGAATTTGTTCCAACCCCTCTTCAAAAAGAAATGATCAACTTATTCGACGGCCGTTATATGGAAGAGTTACCAGAATGA
- a CDS encoding glycine--tRNA ligase: MAQPKEKEEQSLKPIVAVSKRRGFVFPGSEIYGGLSNTFDYGPNGIEVLNNLKRLWWEYFVHRRDDVLGLDSSILLHPRVWEASGHISNFNDPLMDCKKCKTRVRVDKFLEDKEGEGAATGKSLEELTNTIRDKGYACPTCGTVGSFTDARQFNLMFKTSHGASEEGATDIYLRPETAQGIFINFKNVTQIARKKVPFGIAQIGKSFRNEIMARQFIFRTREFEQMEMEFFCEPGTQKEWFKYWVDYCMDWLVNVVGLKKENLRVREHEKEELSFYSDSTSDIEYKYPFGWGELWGVASRTDYDLTQHEKFSSEDLKYHDLENKKKYLPYVVEPALGLNRLFLAVLCDAYEEEKLEKDDIRTVLRFGKRVSPMKVAIFPLMKKDGLDAKAKEIYADLRNHWYVDYDESGAIGKRYRRHDEIGTPFCITVDYDTMSDGTVTIRERDSMKQERIAVSEIKSYLINRMV, encoded by the coding sequence ATGGCACAGCCGAAAGAGAAAGAAGAACAGTCGCTCAAACCCATAGTCGCAGTCTCCAAAAGAAGGGGATTTGTTTTCCCAGGTTCCGAAATTTACGGAGGCCTTTCCAATACCTTTGACTATGGTCCGAATGGAATTGAAGTATTAAACAATCTAAAACGACTTTGGTGGGAATACTTTGTTCACAGACGGGACGATGTTTTGGGTCTTGATTCCTCCATCCTCCTCCACCCACGGGTTTGGGAGGCTTCTGGCCATATTTCCAACTTTAATGATCCCCTGATGGATTGCAAAAAATGTAAAACTCGTGTGCGAGTGGATAAATTTTTGGAAGATAAGGAAGGCGAAGGTGCTGCCACTGGAAAAAGTTTAGAGGAACTAACAAACACCATTCGAGACAAAGGATATGCCTGCCCTACTTGCGGAACTGTGGGTAGTTTTACTGATGCCCGCCAATTCAATTTGATGTTCAAAACTTCTCACGGTGCGTCCGAAGAAGGTGCCACAGACATTTACCTTCGCCCAGAAACGGCTCAAGGGATCTTTATCAATTTCAAAAACGTAACCCAAATTGCGCGAAAAAAAGTTCCCTTCGGAATTGCACAAATTGGAAAGTCTTTTCGAAACGAAATCATGGCCCGCCAGTTTATCTTTCGTACGCGCGAGTTCGAACAGATGGAGATGGAGTTTTTCTGCGAACCAGGCACTCAAAAAGAATGGTTTAAGTATTGGGTGGACTACTGTATGGACTGGCTTGTCAATGTAGTGGGTCTAAAAAAAGAAAACCTTCGTGTGAGAGAACATGAAAAAGAAGAACTTTCTTTTTATAGCGATTCCACAAGTGATATCGAATACAAATATCCGTTTGGTTGGGGAGAACTTTGGGGTGTGGCCTCAAGGACAGATTATGACCTCACCCAACATGAAAAGTTTTCTTCAGAAGACTTAAAATACCATGATTTAGAAAATAAGAAAAAATACCTTCCTTATGTTGTAGAACCTGCACTCGGTCTGAACCGACTTTTCCTTGCTGTGCTTTGTGATGCTTATGAGGAAGAAAAATTAGAAAAAGACGACATTCGCACTGTCTTACGATTTGGAAAACGAGTGAGCCCCATGAAAGTGGCTATTTTCCCTCTGATGAAAAAAGACGGGCTCGATGCCAAAGCCAAAGAAATTTATGCTGACCTTCGCAACCATTGGTATGTAGACTACGATGAAAGTGGAGCCATTGGAAAAAGATACCGCCGGCATGATGAAATCGGAACTCCTTTCTGCATCACTGTAGATTATGATACCATGAGTGATGGAACCGTCACCATTCGTGAAAGAGATTCAATGAAACAAGAAAGGATTGCCGTCTCTGAAATCAAATCTTACCTCATAAACAGAATGGTATAG
- a CDS encoding GNAT family N-acetyltransferase: MIRDLTESDRNQTIELVNQFYRKVNELELDGLFRIRPRAATKFTDIYFKLIGTGKVYMRGYFVEEELVSLLIGRVEEKPHLEEERSLFIDLAVTKLGKKKKGYMSELLKDVDLWCKEKSIPAIELRAILQNEEAVKFWDNSKFERFYIRYRKRVE, translated from the coding sequence GTGATTCGGGATTTAACAGAATCTGACAGAAACCAAACCATCGAACTCGTAAACCAGTTTTACCGAAAAGTAAACGAACTCGAGTTAGATGGTTTGTTTCGCATCCGACCCCGCGCCGCAACCAAATTCACTGACATCTATTTCAAACTCATTGGAACTGGAAAAGTGTATATGCGTGGGTATTTTGTAGAAGAGGAACTTGTCTCCTTACTCATTGGTCGAGTAGAAGAAAAACCCCATCTCGAAGAAGAAAGAAGCCTATTTATCGATCTTGCCGTTACCAAACTGGGAAAAAAGAAAAAAGGATATATGTCCGAACTTCTGAAAGATGTAGACCTATGGTGCAAAGAAAAATCCATTCCTGCGATCGAACTTCGGGCCATTTTACAAAACGAAGAAGCGGTAAAGTTCTGGGACAATTCTAAATTCGAAAGATTTTACATTCGTTACCGCAAACGAGTGGAATAA
- a CDS encoding TPM domain-containing protein, whose product MKLSRKNWFRFGLFISVLVQTWVLPLTAREVRILTSPLTDEVGILPLEKQNQVTNILSAIETKTSAQVYVYIIPSLEGENINSYSFAVAEKSKLGQKDKDNGVLVLLSTGDRKVRIEVGYGLEETLTDVLCNRIIRNIMIPEFKKGDMVLGLVSGVLAIESILYGDIDSNPALNTNDSDGVGMALSNDSTPRNFAYTLGILLLTGIIYYVLKENGTFKGKKWLEVLYGFVVLFGLGYFFPDALFYLFCLGIVVGNLYLLYGLWSPLSYLYSILSIAFWIPFLYFTFKIDGEALSWVVGTLGLILLVFKITLDDVIKEKFNQIAKGFGMSSKGLFLHILSFLTFSFSIFSFMNGENLVYILFYQGLILLTIYGLGFRSFSFKPIHFFLTLILWLSFLCGLIFYLPSSEESSPRYNLETMVLWFQWFNCLVSGYILAKAIEVDSWKYRLLKYVLISLVWTLGFSIHNLLGFSENRFVFTFLFSYVSLLILHFLYIIANESGSGSYSSYSSSSSSSSYSSSSYSSSSSSSSSGGGGGSFGGGGSSGSW is encoded by the coding sequence ATGAAACTATCCCGAAAGAATTGGTTCCGCTTTGGTTTGTTCATTAGTGTTTTGGTTCAAACCTGGGTACTTCCCCTTACGGCAAGAGAGGTGCGAATCCTCACAAGCCCCTTAACGGATGAAGTTGGAATTTTGCCTTTGGAGAAACAAAATCAAGTTACAAACATTCTTTCTGCCATTGAAACCAAAACATCGGCCCAAGTATACGTTTACATCATTCCAAGTTTGGAAGGGGAAAATATAAATTCTTATTCATTCGCTGTGGCAGAAAAATCGAAATTAGGACAAAAGGATAAGGACAACGGGGTTCTCGTCCTATTATCAACAGGGGATCGTAAGGTTCGAATTGAAGTAGGTTACGGTTTAGAAGAAACATTAACCGATGTTTTGTGTAATCGAATCATTCGTAATATCATGATTCCTGAATTTAAAAAAGGAGATATGGTTTTGGGTTTAGTGAGTGGAGTTCTTGCAATAGAATCCATTCTTTATGGAGATATTGATTCCAATCCGGCTCTGAATACGAATGATTCTGATGGGGTAGGTATGGCATTATCTAACGATTCTACACCTCGAAATTTTGCTTATACACTTGGGATTTTACTCCTAACTGGGATCATTTATTATGTTTTAAAAGAAAACGGAACCTTTAAAGGGAAGAAGTGGTTGGAAGTATTGTATGGATTTGTTGTTTTATTTGGTCTTGGTTATTTTTTTCCCGATGCCTTATTTTATCTTTTTTGCTTAGGAATTGTAGTCGGGAATTTGTATCTACTTTATGGATTATGGTCTCCGCTCTCGTACTTATATTCTATTCTTTCTATCGCATTTTGGATTCCCTTTTTATATTTTACCTTTAAGATAGATGGGGAAGCTCTGTCTTGGGTGGTTGGAACTCTCGGTTTGATTTTACTAGTATTTAAGATCACGTTAGATGATGTTATCAAAGAAAAGTTTAATCAAATCGCCAAAGGTTTTGGAATGAGTTCCAAAGGATTGTTTTTGCATATCCTTTCGTTTTTAACGTTTTCGTTTTCTATTTTCTCTTTTATGAATGGAGAAAATTTGGTTTATATCCTCTTTTACCAAGGCCTGATTCTATTGACCATTTATGGATTGGGGTTTAGATCCTTTAGTTTCAAACCAATTCACTTTTTTTTAACACTCATCCTTTGGTTGTCATTTCTTTGTGGACTTATCTTTTATTTACCAAGTTCAGAAGAAAGTTCACCCAGATACAATTTAGAAACTATGGTTCTCTGGTTCCAATGGTTCAATTGTTTGGTGAGTGGTTATATCTTAGCAAAAGCCATCGAAGTGGATTCGTGGAAATATAGATTACTCAAATATGTTTTGATTTCCTTGGTTTGGACTCTCGGATTTTCCATACATAACCTTCTAGGATTCTCTGAAAATAGATTTGTTTTTACTTTTTTATTCTCCTATGTATCCTTACTCATCCTTCATTTTCTTTATATCATTGCCAATGAATCTGGAAGTGGGTCTTATTCTTCGTATTCTTCTAGCAGTAGTTCGAGTTCCTATTCCTCATCCAGTTATAGTAGTTCCTCTAGTTCTAGTTCGTCAGGCGGCGGCGGTGGTAGTTTTGGGGGAGGGGGAAGTTCGGGAAGCTGGTGA
- a CDS encoding TetR/AcrR family transcriptional regulator, with protein sequence MPHSVPKKISHKTSSKRELTKERIYNSAITLFQKEGYESATMRRIAKEARVSLGLTYYHFKTKEEIVLHFYRESQIEVKQLTSQFFKSTRDFKTRLKYIILTQLESFSEYKMFLQVLARHAGDPSHSLSPFSPETILIREEAVGIIREALETSNLKIRDDLAEILPELLWLEQMGLIYFWLSDSSKFYNNTKHLMNDSLELTFKLIKLSNFPLFKNVMGPIFRMYRLVKTNPLIQKR encoded by the coding sequence ATGCCCCATTCCGTTCCCAAAAAAATCTCTCACAAAACATCGAGTAAACGAGAACTCACGAAAGAAAGAATTTATAATTCTGCCATCACATTATTTCAGAAAGAGGGGTATGAGTCTGCAACGATGCGTCGCATTGCTAAAGAAGCTAGAGTATCTTTAGGGCTTACGTATTATCATTTCAAAACAAAGGAAGAGATTGTTTTGCATTTTTATAGGGAATCACAAATTGAAGTCAAACAACTGACATCTCAATTCTTCAAGTCTACTAGGGATTTTAAAACAAGACTTAAATACATCATCTTAACTCAGTTAGAAAGTTTTTCTGAGTATAAAATGTTTTTACAGGTATTGGCAAGGCATGCAGGAGATCCAAGTCATTCTCTTTCCCCATTCAGTCCAGAGACAATTCTCATTCGAGAAGAAGCAGTGGGTATCATCCGCGAAGCACTAGAAACATCGAATTTAAAAATTAGAGATGATCTTGCAGAAATTTTACCAGAGTTACTTTGGTTGGAACAAATGGGTTTAATTTACTTTTGGCTTTCCGATTCTTCGAAGTTTTATAACAACACAAAACACTTAATGAATGATTCTTTAGAATTAACATTCAAACTGATCAAACTTTCTAATTTTCCTTTGTTCAAAAACGTGATGGGCCCTATCTTTCGGATGTATCGATTGGTAAAAACAAATCCATTGATCCAAAAACGATAA
- a CDS encoding esterase/lipase family protein, protein MIRKGLLAILFTFALATPILASSGSSSKPLAGTYPIILSHGLFGWGENSGGIISIVNYWGGTDDYLRSQGATVFAPGKTAANSNEVRAGELKAAILTYAAATNYTGKFHILGHSQGGLDSRYAVSNLGLSGRTATLTTLNTPHYGSPIADIVKNVLPSWIQPFVASIVESLVKLVYGGTNQQNALAALSSLSKEGLASFNGYTPNKSGVKYFSYGSSITIPDLIQHPLMGILHPACGAGGLFQGQGFTNDGLVPLSSQKWGTWKGGPSYGIFTTGIDHLQVSNTLRSGSLWYDVEGFYLNMASNMKSNQ, encoded by the coding sequence ATGATCCGTAAAGGTCTTTTAGCCATTCTTTTTACATTTGCGCTCGCGACTCCCATTCTCGCTAGCTCCGGTTCTTCTTCCAAACCGCTTGCAGGTACTTATCCCATCATCCTTTCTCATGGTCTTTTTGGTTGGGGCGAAAACTCCGGTGGAATCATTAGCATCGTAAACTATTGGGGTGGAACAGACGATTACCTCAGAAGCCAAGGGGCTACTGTATTTGCTCCTGGCAAAACTGCAGCAAACTCCAATGAAGTGCGTGCTGGGGAACTAAAAGCAGCTATCCTTACTTACGCCGCTGCGACAAACTACACTGGAAAATTCCACATTCTCGGTCACTCTCAAGGTGGACTCGATAGCCGTTACGCAGTGTCTAACCTAGGACTTTCTGGTCGCACAGCAACTCTGACAACTCTTAACACTCCGCACTATGGATCACCCATTGCAGACATCGTAAAAAACGTTCTTCCTAGTTGGATCCAACCGTTCGTAGCAAGTATTGTTGAGTCTCTTGTGAAACTTGTTTACGGTGGAACCAACCAACAAAATGCTCTGGCTGCACTTTCCTCTTTATCAAAAGAAGGACTCGCTTCTTTTAACGGATACACTCCCAACAAATCAGGTGTGAAGTATTTCTCTTATGGTTCTTCCATTACAATTCCTGACCTCATCCAACACCCTCTTATGGGAATCCTTCACCCTGCTTGTGGGGCTGGTGGACTTTTCCAAGGACAAGGATTTACTAACGATGGACTCGTTCCACTTTCTTCACAAAAATGGGGAACTTGGAAAGGTGGACCTTCTTATGGAATCTTCACTACAGGGATTGACCACTTACAAGTATCCAACACTCTCCGTTCAGGAAGTTTATGGTATGATGTAGAAGGTTTCTACTTGAATATGGCTTCTAACATGAAGTCGAACCAGTAA
- a CDS encoding lipase secretion chaperone yields the protein MNVKNLRYLGYAIGALLLIFVAFRIFSPGELETSVDENPNDKAESYFRTQSDGFSVDPFYLESAKTIFSADGQFLRFEEILARAKSGELNLVSELWNLRRQCPEGSTREQCHEYIKAFLQNEYGGEEAKRLVTMLSNYLKYEEAMVHLDPSSKSYTNQERYEQIKQLRRKYFAKEDAELIFGLEEATADFSFNRKNFLDETKNLKAEERLRLYEDYRKKSFGTFYNAVAAREPLYDKFENEMDLRQIELSKLSGSERENKEKEVRIRYFGKDGNDRMEKVLKEMKEEEEKISKLQVEEKNLLKNYPNLSESEREKKLMDLRVQTLGSKELAEEYSRRMEYEKTLKNSGN from the coding sequence ATGAATGTTAAAAATTTACGTTACCTTGGTTATGCCATTGGAGCCCTACTCCTTATCTTTGTCGCTTTTCGCATCTTCAGTCCTGGAGAATTAGAAACTAGTGTTGATGAAAACCCAAATGACAAAGCGGAATCATACTTTCGCACACAAAGTGATGGTTTTTCTGTGGATCCATTTTACTTAGAGTCCGCAAAAACTATTTTTTCAGCGGATGGACAGTTCCTTCGATTTGAAGAAATATTGGCACGCGCCAAATCAGGTGAATTGAATTTAGTTTCAGAACTTTGGAACTTACGTCGGCAATGCCCAGAAGGTAGCACCCGCGAACAATGCCATGAATACATCAAAGCCTTCCTCCAAAATGAATATGGTGGGGAAGAGGCAAAACGACTTGTTACCATGCTTTCCAATTATCTAAAATATGAAGAGGCTATGGTGCATTTGGATCCTTCCAGTAAATCCTACACCAACCAAGAAAGATACGAACAAATCAAACAACTTCGTAGGAAGTATTTTGCCAAAGAAGATGCAGAACTCATCTTCGGATTAGAAGAAGCCACTGCCGATTTTAGTTTTAATCGAAAAAATTTCTTAGATGAAACCAAAAATCTAAAAGCAGAAGAAAGACTTCGTTTGTATGAGGACTATCGTAAAAAATCCTTTGGGACTTTTTACAATGCTGTGGCAGCGAGAGAACCTTTGTATGATAAGTTTGAAAACGAAATGGATTTAAGACAGATTGAACTTTCTAAGTTATCTGGTTCGGAAAGAGAAAACAAAGAAAAAGAAGTTAGGATTCGTTATTTTGGCAAAGATGGGAACGACCGAATGGAAAAGGTTTTAAAAGAAATGAAAGAGGAAGAGGAAAAAATTTCCAAACTCCAAGTGGAAGAAAAAAATCTTTTAAAGAATTATCCCAATCTTTCTGAATCAGAACGAGAAAAGAAATTAATGGATCTAAGAGTCCAAACTTTAGGTAGTAAAGAATTGGCAGAGGAATATTCAAGAAGAATGGAATATGAGAAAACACTCAAAAATTCCGGAAATTAA